One part of the Carassius gibelio isolate Cgi1373 ecotype wild population from Czech Republic chromosome B6, carGib1.2-hapl.c, whole genome shotgun sequence genome encodes these proteins:
- the LOC127960106 gene encoding serine/threonine-protein kinase Kist isoform X1 translates to MACSSGSSANMSSINVSTPSMAVTADTVDQKTCPLVFEIYGKIWNVQARLGQGVSASVYRVNSGQASSAVKEFQLDAQCGDYGYLKESSVLEKIQGHKNIVTLFGMFTNHNPFGVATHCLLLELLDVSVSELLARVSNQGHSMWLIQHCARDVLEALNFLHREGYVHADLKPRNILWSADDECFKLIDFGLSFKEGHQDVKYIQTDGYRAPEAELQNSLAQAGLESGFGCTTAVDLWSLGIILLEMFSGIKLKGTVKSQGWKDNSSAVVDHIFSSNAVVYPAIPVFHLRDLIKSMLHNDPKLRSTAEAALINPFFSIPFAPHIEDLVLLPTPVLRLLNVIDDSHLYNEDEYEDIIEDMKEECQKYGTVVSLLIPKENPGKGQVFVEYANAGNSKEAQRLLTGRTFDGKFVVTTFYPLSAYKRGYLYQTVQ, encoded by the exons ATGGCTTGTAGTTCTGGCTCCAGTGCAAACATGTCCAGTATAAATGTCAGCACACCGTCGATGGCGGTGACAGCAGACACCGTGGATCAGAAGACGTGTCCGCTGGTTTTTGAGATTTACGGAAAGATCTGGAACGTGCAGGCTCGTTTGGGCCAGGGCGTCTCGGCCTCGGTGTACCGGGTGAACTCCGGCCAGGCGAGCTCTGCAGTCAAGGAGTTCCAGCTGGACGCACAGTGCGGAGATTACGGGTACCTCAAGGAAAGCTCTGTGCTGGAGAAGATTCAGGGGcataaaaatatcg TGACACTGTTTGGAATGTTCACCAATCACAACCCATTTGGTGTGGCCACTCATTGCCTGTTGTTGGAGCTTTTGGATGTGAGTGTGTCAGAATTGCTGGCCAGGGTGAGTAATCAGGGGCATTCCATGTGGTTGATTCAGCACTGTGCCCGTGATGTTTTGGAGGCCCTTAACTTCCTGCACAGGGAAGGTTATGTACATGCTGACCTCAAACCCCGCAACATTCTCTGGAGTGCTGATGACGAGTGCTTTAAGCTCATTGACTTCGGCCTTAGCTTTAAAGAGGGACACCAG GATGTGAAGTACATCCAGACAGATGGATACCGGGCACCTGAAGCTGAGTTGCAGAACTCACTGGCCCAGGCAGGTCTGGAGAGCGGCTTTGGCTGCACAACTGCTGTGGACCTGTGGAGTCTGGGAATCATTCTTCTAGAGATGTTCTCAGGAATCAAACTGAAAGGAACTGTGAAGTCTCAGGGATGGAAG GATAACAGTTCTGCAGTAGTAGACCATATCTTTTCAAGCAATGCTGTGGTTTACCCGGCTATCCCTGTTTTTCATTTGAGGGATCTGATCAAAAG TATGCTTCACAATGACCCTAAACTGAGAAGCACAGCTGAGGCAGCATTAATCAACCCTTTCTTCAGCATTCCCTTTG CACCTCATATTGAAGATTTGGTTCTTTTGCCTACACCTGTCTTGAGACTACTAAATGTAATAGACGACAGCCACCTGTATAACGAGGATGAGTATGAGG ATATAATAGAAGATatgaaagaagaatgtcagaaGTATGGCACAGTTGTATCCTTATTGATCCCAAAAGAGAATCCCGGTAAGGGACAG GTGTTTGTGGAGTATGCAAATGCTGGAAACTCCAAAGAAGCCCAGAGATTGCTGACAGGCCGAACGTTTGATGGCAAGTTCGTGGTCACTACGTTTTATCCACTGAGTGCCTATAAGAGAGGTTACTTATACCAAACTGTGCAGTAA
- the LOC127960106 gene encoding serine/threonine-protein kinase Kist isoform X3 produces MACSSGSSANMSSINVSTPSMAVTADTVDQKTCPLVFEIYGKIWNVQARLGQGVSASVYRVNSGQASSAVKEFQLDAQCGDYGYLKESSVLEKIQGHKNIVTLFGMFTNHNPFGVATHCLLLELLDVSVSELLARVSNQGHSMWLIQHCARDVLEALNFLHREGYVHADLKPRNILWSADDECFKLIDFGLSFKEGHQDVKYIQTDGYRAPEAELQNSLAQAGLESGFGCTTAVDLWSLGIILLEMFSGIKLKGTVKSQGWKDNSSAVVDHIFSSNAVVYPAIPVFHLRDLIKSMLHNDPKLRSTAEAALINPFFSIPFAPHIEDLVLLPTPVLRLLNVIDDSHLYNEDEYEDIIEDMKEECQKYGTVVSLLIPKENPGVCGVCKCWKLQRSPEIADRPNV; encoded by the exons ATGGCTTGTAGTTCTGGCTCCAGTGCAAACATGTCCAGTATAAATGTCAGCACACCGTCGATGGCGGTGACAGCAGACACCGTGGATCAGAAGACGTGTCCGCTGGTTTTTGAGATTTACGGAAAGATCTGGAACGTGCAGGCTCGTTTGGGCCAGGGCGTCTCGGCCTCGGTGTACCGGGTGAACTCCGGCCAGGCGAGCTCTGCAGTCAAGGAGTTCCAGCTGGACGCACAGTGCGGAGATTACGGGTACCTCAAGGAAAGCTCTGTGCTGGAGAAGATTCAGGGGcataaaaatatcg TGACACTGTTTGGAATGTTCACCAATCACAACCCATTTGGTGTGGCCACTCATTGCCTGTTGTTGGAGCTTTTGGATGTGAGTGTGTCAGAATTGCTGGCCAGGGTGAGTAATCAGGGGCATTCCATGTGGTTGATTCAGCACTGTGCCCGTGATGTTTTGGAGGCCCTTAACTTCCTGCACAGGGAAGGTTATGTACATGCTGACCTCAAACCCCGCAACATTCTCTGGAGTGCTGATGACGAGTGCTTTAAGCTCATTGACTTCGGCCTTAGCTTTAAAGAGGGACACCAG GATGTGAAGTACATCCAGACAGATGGATACCGGGCACCTGAAGCTGAGTTGCAGAACTCACTGGCCCAGGCAGGTCTGGAGAGCGGCTTTGGCTGCACAACTGCTGTGGACCTGTGGAGTCTGGGAATCATTCTTCTAGAGATGTTCTCAGGAATCAAACTGAAAGGAACTGTGAAGTCTCAGGGATGGAAG GATAACAGTTCTGCAGTAGTAGACCATATCTTTTCAAGCAATGCTGTGGTTTACCCGGCTATCCCTGTTTTTCATTTGAGGGATCTGATCAAAAG TATGCTTCACAATGACCCTAAACTGAGAAGCACAGCTGAGGCAGCATTAATCAACCCTTTCTTCAGCATTCCCTTTG CACCTCATATTGAAGATTTGGTTCTTTTGCCTACACCTGTCTTGAGACTACTAAATGTAATAGACGACAGCCACCTGTATAACGAGGATGAGTATGAGG ATATAATAGAAGATatgaaagaagaatgtcagaaGTATGGCACAGTTGTATCCTTATTGATCCCAAAAGAGAATCCCG GTGTTTGTGGAGTATGCAAATGCTGGAAACTCCAAAGAAGCCCAGAGATTGCTGACAGGCCGAACGTTTGA
- the LOC127960106 gene encoding serine/threonine-protein kinase Kist isoform X2 yields the protein MACSSGSSANMSSINVSTPSMAVTADTVDQKTCPLVFEIYGKIWNVQARLGQGVSASVYRVNSGQASSAVKEFQLDAQCGDYGYLKESSVLEKIQGHKNIVTLFGMFTNHNPFGVATHCLLLELLDVSVSELLARVSNQGHSMWLIQHCARDVLEALNFLHREGYVHADLKPRNILWSADDECFKLIDFGLSFKEGHQDVKYIQTDGYRAPEAELQNSLAQAGLESGFGCTTAVDLWSLGIILLEMFSGIKLKGTVKSQGWKDNSSAVVDHIFSSNAVVYPAIPVFHLRDLIKSMLHNDPKLRSTAEAALINPFFSIPFAPHIEDLVLLPTPVLRLLNVIDDSHLYNEDEYEDIIEDMKEECQKYGTVVSLLIPKENPGKGQAVVPICFKATTIIPAPKKPSPS from the exons ATGGCTTGTAGTTCTGGCTCCAGTGCAAACATGTCCAGTATAAATGTCAGCACACCGTCGATGGCGGTGACAGCAGACACCGTGGATCAGAAGACGTGTCCGCTGGTTTTTGAGATTTACGGAAAGATCTGGAACGTGCAGGCTCGTTTGGGCCAGGGCGTCTCGGCCTCGGTGTACCGGGTGAACTCCGGCCAGGCGAGCTCTGCAGTCAAGGAGTTCCAGCTGGACGCACAGTGCGGAGATTACGGGTACCTCAAGGAAAGCTCTGTGCTGGAGAAGATTCAGGGGcataaaaatatcg TGACACTGTTTGGAATGTTCACCAATCACAACCCATTTGGTGTGGCCACTCATTGCCTGTTGTTGGAGCTTTTGGATGTGAGTGTGTCAGAATTGCTGGCCAGGGTGAGTAATCAGGGGCATTCCATGTGGTTGATTCAGCACTGTGCCCGTGATGTTTTGGAGGCCCTTAACTTCCTGCACAGGGAAGGTTATGTACATGCTGACCTCAAACCCCGCAACATTCTCTGGAGTGCTGATGACGAGTGCTTTAAGCTCATTGACTTCGGCCTTAGCTTTAAAGAGGGACACCAG GATGTGAAGTACATCCAGACAGATGGATACCGGGCACCTGAAGCTGAGTTGCAGAACTCACTGGCCCAGGCAGGTCTGGAGAGCGGCTTTGGCTGCACAACTGCTGTGGACCTGTGGAGTCTGGGAATCATTCTTCTAGAGATGTTCTCAGGAATCAAACTGAAAGGAACTGTGAAGTCTCAGGGATGGAAG GATAACAGTTCTGCAGTAGTAGACCATATCTTTTCAAGCAATGCTGTGGTTTACCCGGCTATCCCTGTTTTTCATTTGAGGGATCTGATCAAAAG TATGCTTCACAATGACCCTAAACTGAGAAGCACAGCTGAGGCAGCATTAATCAACCCTTTCTTCAGCATTCCCTTTG CACCTCATATTGAAGATTTGGTTCTTTTGCCTACACCTGTCTTGAGACTACTAAATGTAATAGACGACAGCCACCTGTATAACGAGGATGAGTATGAGG ATATAATAGAAGATatgaaagaagaatgtcagaaGTATGGCACAGTTGTATCCTTATTGATCCCAAAAGAGAATCCCGGTAAGGGACAG GCTGTTGTCCCCATATGCTTCaaagctaccaccatcattccagccccgaagaagccatctccatcctag